A single Primulina eburnea isolate SZY01 chromosome 11, ASM2296580v1, whole genome shotgun sequence DNA region contains:
- the LOC140805793 gene encoding probable serine/threonine protein kinase IREH1 encodes MVFKGRFFSSKKSDTSSPDGSSNSPRSSGSNSNSPIRSDKKKPKSLSPFVSKDSSASAAAGASSRANTPTSTSKILLRRKDSKGKDTLSLNKPTTEILKNSSPAPSNSKKSSETAAGPTSASFSPILASSLGLNKIKTRSGPLPQESFFSFGSRDKGVPLGSSNLSRPLGSRGVLDEGDVGKRKKEKPLLENVENGSNSDGMSTESGPSRDQSPHVTTAQARSRLQNGESSSGAATGQFDSSWGNSVGLLSSDACTPEIKASYDCDNPKESESPRFQAILRVTSAPRKRFPGDIKSFSHELNSKGVRPYPFWKPRRLNNLEEVLSMIRTKFDKAKEEVDSDLHIFAADLVGVLEKNAESHPEWQETIEDLLVLARSCAMTSPGEFWLQCEGIVQELDDRRQELPMGMLKQLHTRMLFILTRCTRLLQFHKESERAEDGNFFQLRQSLQPADKQVPPVIGSDGKVPSDPKVTKVPSTRKFYSQEQSEWKKELAAQGKFQSSHAETTENMDSSAGRNRMASWKKFPSPSGKSPKEAASVKEQNDTILDASRLLDNRKRASDAELATAKIPEVSPIKDSHVNSMMPMPSKHQHKLSWGYRGDQPIGSDESSIICRICEEEVPTLHVEDHSRICAIADRCDQKGVRANERLLRIAETLEKLMESFSAKDIQQAAGSPESELISPKFSDWSRRGSEDMLDSFAEAENTIDVDDFKALPSMTCRTRFGPKSDQGMATSSAGSMTPKSPLMTPRTSPIDLLLSGKGAFSEHGDLPQINELADIARCVANTPIDDDRSLQYLLSCLEDLKVVIDRRKFESLTVDTFGARIEKLIREKYLQLCELVDDDKVDITSTVIDEDAPLEDDVVRSLRSSPVHSNRDRTSIDDFEIIKPISRGAFGRVFLAKKRTTGDFFAIKVLKKADMIRKNAVESILAERDILISVRNPFVVRFFYSFTCRENLYLVMEYLNGGDLYSLLRNLGCLDEDVARIYIAEVVLALEYLHSLRVVHRDLKPDNLLIAHDGHIKLTDFGLSKVGLINSTDDLSAPAVSGTTSMEEDEPPLSASEHQQERRKKRSAVGTPDYLAPEILLGTGHGFTADWWSVGVILFELIVGIPPFNAEHPQKIFDNILNRKIPWPRVPDEMSLDAYDLIDGFLTEDPDQRLGAGGASEVKQHPFFRDINWDTLARQKAAFVPSSDGATDTSYFTSRYSWNPSDEHVYAHSEFEYSTDNGSISGSSSCLSNRQEELGDECGGLQEFDSNCDINYSFSNFSFKNLSQLASINYDLLTKGWKDDPPANFSA; translated from the exons ATGGTGTTCAAGGGAAGGTTTTTTTCTTCGAAGAAATCCGACACTTCGAGCCCAGACGGATCCTCCAACAGTCCTCGATCATCTGGGTCCAACTCCAATTCCCCGATCCGATCAGATAAGAAAAAGCCCAAATCTTTATCACCATTCGTTTCTAAAGATAGCTCCGCTTCTGCAGCCGCCGGTGCCTCCTCCCGTGCTAACACTCCGACGTCAACTAGCAAAATCCTTCTCAGGAGAAAAGATTCTAAAGGTAAAGATACGCTGAGTTTAAACAAGCCCACAACCGAGATATTGAAGAATTCATCTCCTGCTCCTTCCAATTCGAAGAAATCTAGCGAGACCGCGGCAGGACCCACGTCGGCATCTTTTTCGCCGATATTGGCTTCGTCCTTGGGTTTGAACAAGATAAAAACTCGATCGGGACCGCTGCCGCAGGAGAGCTTTTTTAGTTTCGGGAGTAGGGATAAGGGGGTTCCTTTGGGTTCTAGTAACTTGTCGAGGCCTTTGGGTAGCCGTGGTGTCCTTGATGAAGGTGATGTTGGTAAGAGGAAGAAGGAGAAACCATTGCTGGAAAATGTGGAGAATGGAAGCAATTCAGATGGTATGTCGACAGAGAGTGGGCCATCGAGGGATCAGAGCCCTCATGTTACCACAGCTCAGGCTAGATCTCGGCTTCAAAATGGCGAGTCTTCGTCGGGAGCAGCTACGG GGCAATTTGATTCATCATGGGGTAATTCTGTAGGTCTCCTGAGCTCAGATGCGTGTACTCCAGAGATTAAG GCATCATATGATTGTGACAATCCAAAAGAGTCTGAATCTCCCAGATTTCAAGCTATACTCCGTGTTACAAGTGCGCCCAGGAAAAGGTTTCCTGGAGATATTAAAAGCTTCTCTCATGAGTTAAACTCCAAAGGTGTACGACCTTATCCATTTTGGAAGCCTCGAAGGTTGAATAACTTGGAG GAGGTTTTATCAATGATACGTACAAAGTTTGACAAGGCAAAGGAAGAAGTGGATTCTGATCTCCATATTTTTGCAGCAGATCTGGTTGGAGTTTTAGAAAAAAATGCTGAAAGTCATCCAGAATGGCAAGAAACTATAGAGGACTTGCTAGTTCTTGCTAGGAGTTGTGCAATGACTTCACCTGGAGAATTTTGGCTTCAGTGTGAAGGCATAGTACAAGAGTTGGATGATAGGCGGCAAGAGCTTCCTATGGGCATGTTAAAGCAGCTGCACACTCGAATGCTTTTTATACTCACTAGATGCACTAGATTGTTGCAGTTTCATAAGGAAAGTGAACGAGCTGAGGACGGAAATTTTTTTCAGCTCCGTCAATCACTTCAACCTGCAGATAAACAGGTTCCTCCTGTCATTGGTAGTGATGGAAAGGTGCCCAGTGATCCAAAAGTCACGAAGGTTCCCTCCACCAGGAAATTTTATAGTCAAGAACAATCGGAGTGGAAGAAAGAACTTGCTGCACAAGGAAAATTTCAATCTTCACATGCTGAAACCACAGAAAACATGGATTCTTCAGCTGGCAGAAATAGAATGGCATCTTGGAAGAAATTTCCATCTCCTTCTGGAAAAAGCCCCAAAGAAGCTGCTTCAGTTAAGGAGCAGAATGACACTATTCTGGATGCTTCAAGATTATTAGATAATAGAAAAAGAGCAAGTGATGCAGAGCTTGCTACAGCTAAGATACCTGAGGTTTCTCCTATTAAAGATTCTCATGTTAATTCCATGATGCCCATGCCCTCCAAGCACCAGCATAAGCTTTCCTGGGGCTATCGGGGAGATCAGCCTATCGGATCCGATGAAAGTTCAATAATTTGCCGCATTTGTGAGGAGGAGGTTCCTACTTTGCACGTGGAAGACCATTCTAGAATATGTGCAATTGCTGATCGATGTGATCAAAAGGGTGTAAGAGCCAATGAGCGTCTTCTCCGAATTGCTGAAACTCTTGAGAAGCTTATGGAATCATTTTCGGCAAAGGACATTCAACAAGCTGCTGGGAGCCCAGAGTCGGAGCTTATTTCCCCAAAATTCAGTGATTGGTCCCGCAGAGGCTCTGAAGACATGTTAGATTCTTTTGCTGAAGCTGAGAATACCATTGATGTGGATGATTTTAAAGCTTTACCATCCATGACATGTAGAACACGTTTTGGTCCTAAGTCAGACCAAGGAATGGCAACATCGTCAGCAGGCAGCATGACACCTAAGTCCCCGTTGATGACACCTAGGACAAGCCCAATTGATTTGCTTTTGTCAGGGAAAGGTGCCTTCTCCGAGCATGGTGATCTTCCTCAG ATAAATGAACTTGCTGATATTGCTCGTTGTGTGGCAAACACACCCATTGATGATGATCGTTCTTTGCAAtatctgctttcttgtcttgaAGACTTGAAAGTTGTCATAGACCGAAGAAAATTTGAGTCTCTCACGGTGGATACATTTGGAGCACGCATAGAGAAATTAATCAG GGAGAAATATTTACAACTATGTGAGCTAGTTGATGATGATAAGGTTGATATAACAAGCACTGTCATTGATGAAGATGCTCCTTTAGAAGATGATGTTGTGCGTAGCTTGCGTAGTAGTCCGGTGCATTCTAACAGAGACCGGACTTCTATTGATGACTTTGAGATTATAAAACCAATTAGTCGTGGGGCATTTGGCCGAGTTTTCTTGGCCAAAAAGAGAACAACAGGAGATTTTTTTGCGATAAAG GTTCTTAAAAAAGCAGATATGATACGCAAGAATGCGGTTGAGAGTATTTTGGCAGAGCGGGATATTCTAATATCTGTTCGCAATCCTTTTGTG GTCCGGTTCTTTTATTCATTCACTTGCCGTGAAAATTTGTATCTTGTAATGGAGTACTTGAATGGGGGAGATCTTTATTCATTGTTGAGAAATCTAGGCTGCTTGGATGAAGATGTCGCTCGCATATATATTGCAGAAGTT GTGCTTGCTTTGGAGTACTTGCATTCACTTCGTGTGGTTCATCGTGATCTAAAACCCGATAATTTGTTGATTGCACATGATGGACATATCAAG TTGACAGACTTTGGGCTATCAAAAGTTGGCCTTATTAACAGCACTGATGATTTATCGGCTCCCGCTGTCAGTGGAACAACTTCAATGGAAGAGGATGAACCACCTCTATCTGCATCCGAGCATCAGCAAGAAAGGCGAAAGAAACGCTCAGCAGTGGGAACTCCAGATTACTTGGCACCTGAGATTCTTCTGGGAACTGGGCATG GCTTTACTGCAGATTGGTGGTCTGTGGGTGTTATTCTTTTCGAGTTGATTGTTGGCATCCCTCCTTTCAATGCTGAGCACCCTCAG AAAATATTTGACAACATTCTTAATCGTAAGATTCCTTGGCCTCGGGTGCCTGATGAAATGAGTCTTGATGCTTACGATTTGATTGATGG GTTTTTGACCGAAGACCCAGACCAGAGACTTGGAGCTGGTGGAGCCTCTGAG GTGAAACAGCAtccatttttcagagatattaaTTGGGACACGCTTGCTAGACAGAAG GCAGCTTTTGTCCCTTCGTCAGACGGTGCAACAGACACTAGTTACTTTACAAGCCGTTACTCGTGGAATCCATCTGATGAACACGTTTATGCACATAGCGAATTCGAATATTCCACCGACAATGGAAGCATTAGTGGTAGCAGTAGTTGCCTGAGCAACAGGCAAGAGGAACTG GGAGATGAATGTGGGGGTCTTCAAGAATTCGACTCCAACTGTGATATCAATTATTCCTTCAGCAATTTCTCATTCAAG AATCTTTCCCAGCTTGCATCCATCAACTACGATTTGCTTACAAAAGGTTGGAAAGACGATCCTCCTGCGAACTTTAGTGCATAG